The genomic region TTTGGTATCAGTGGCAGCCCTTTCTGTAATTGTTGTACAGTATATCCCCCCTACAAAGTGATTTTTCAATAAATGACAAAGTGCGAGTTGATGAAACTTTACCCTGAAGTTGTCGGGGTCGACGTGCAGCTTCTCGGAGTGCAGGACACTCAGCTCAGCATAGGTGGCCTTGATGTTGTCCATGTTCTTCACAGCTCGGTCCATGCCGTGCAGCACCCTGATTCCATGGGCTGCGACGTTGGGGTTGGTCTTGATGGCATCAGCGTTGTAGAGGTTTCCGAAGGAGCTGAAATACCTCTGAGTCCAGGGGTAAACGATCAGACACCTGAGAGGGGAGAGACGGATGAGTTGGAAACGAGTCAGCAGGCACCAGAAGAGGATGGAAGCTCTGTGCATTTTTCAGGGGTTATGCATAATTCATTGTATTTAAGGAGGGATTGATTCCGTACCTGATCAGAGCCTTGGGGCCGACGTCTTCATAGTCCAGGTTGGAAAAGATGCCGGTGATGATGCTGCGCTCCTGCTCAGTCCACACAACCATGGTTGCTCTTGATTCGTTTCGTGTTCAGGCTTAAACGAAAGGATGAATAGAGCTTCATCTCGACCCTCGTCTATTTAAATGTGTCATAGGCCCCCCGCCCTGAAGGAGAAAGTAGCTGTGATAGGCTGGAGATGAAGCGTTTCAGATAAAGCGCAGACTTCTCCAGAACTTTCTGGATGTTCTGAATTTGGTTTAGGATAATAGCTGCCTATTACAGATTTCTAGACTGAGGTCAGCTGTTAGCCAGAATAAGTAGATATAGAGTAAATGTGTTCCCGGGTAAAACCGTAGAGACACAAGGTGAACTTCACTTAACCACAGTGTCAGAAAACTTGGAAAAGAGCTTGGGCTTGTAAATGGTTGTTCAAAGCTTTTGCAACGCgtttaatat from Mastacembelus armatus chromosome 19, fMasArm1.2, whole genome shotgun sequence harbors:
- the LOC113135324 gene encoding hemoglobin subunit beta-1-like produces the protein MVVWTEQERSIITGIFSNLDYEDVGPKALIRCLIVYPWTQRYFSSFGNLYNADAIKTNPNVAAHGIRVLHGMDRAVKNMDNIKATYAELSVLHSEKLHVDPDNFRLLADCLTVVIAAKMGNGFTPETQAALQKFLAVVVSALGKQYH